The Nitrospiria bacterium DNA window GACCAATAAAACTTTTCCAGTCCAAAACACACCAATATCACCCAGAGACAAATCCTCCGGCCCGATATGCCTCACCACGAGCCCATCCCCTTCGCTCAAGGTTGGCTCCATACTCATACCTTTTACTTTAATCTGGCTTTTTCTGCCGGAAGTTTGCCGCTTCTTTCCTATTGCTTTCACCAGAGCACGATTCATAGACCAATCCCTATGGGGCAGAGAGGTTTCCTGCCGGATCCCCAAATAAAACAAACGTCTCCAAATTATCAACCGATATACCAAACTTAGAATAGGCAGAAACCTTGGCTTGAGTGGTCACCGACCCTAAAATGTGGTTCCCTTGATTGAAAATAGCATCGAAGAGTTCCTGGGCCATGAGGTCATGCTCAAAGGTAAAACCCAGCCCCGTAGGGCTCCAGGCAGCAATGGCCCCCTTGTTGGGGGCATTCACAAACGCTTCCGCCAAGGGAATCCCGTGAGCATTTCCCAGTGGGTCCACCCCTCCTTCATAGGGATCATTAAAAAAACCATTCAGGCAATTGAGTGTCACCACAAACGTTGGCTTCCCCGCATTGCTAAGAGAAGAAACCGCCGAAGATGAAAACATGTTTGCCCAAAGAGAAACACTTCCATGCCCGGTGTAATTAGTTACCAGGACCCCGTTGTTGATATTATTTCTGATGGCGGTTTGAGCGCCGCTGCCAACTTGTGTTTGGTAGACACGCAGCGGACTGATATTGCCTGGAAGCAGTTGAATGAGATCCTCCGAAGCCGCTTCAAAATCTCCCCCCGCATCGGGATTATCCGCCACAAACTGAACTCGATTAACCCAACCCGTTGGAAGAGCCTTTTCATAGGCAAGAATCTTGTTTACAACGGCATCCGCTTGGCCAGGGGTTTTAACCGATATCCGCCCGATGAAGAGATCAGGAATGGAATCATCCCCGCTCACCGATACAAACCAATTGTCACTGGATGTTTGAATAAATGCCGTTTCGACAAGATGACTGGGAACTAAATTTTTAAACCCTCTCTTCAAATTATCCTTATAATCCAGTGTGGCATCGCCAACCAAAAGAACATACATGGGAGCAGGCCGCTGCCAATTCTCAAAGGCAAATTTTATGAAATCTTTAATGGCTTGGGGATTCTCCATTCCAAAACCAAACTCATCATAAATGTCCATCACATCCACCGTTACCACACGAAGCCCCCGGCTCCTGCGATGATCTGCAAGAGGGTTCACGCTGTTTAGGAAACTCTCATGAGCAATAATAATATAATCCGCCCCATTTTGAAGGTCTTTTAATGTAGATGGATTATCTTGAAAAAGATTCGAGGGGGTGTCAAATTGACTCGAGGTCAAAGCGACATAATTTCGCTGTCCTTGAAAATTATCTTGAAAGGACACCGTGGTGGAAGTCCCCACCGGATCAACGCGGTGATTTATAATTCTTGCGGGATTTAAAGGGTCCGAAATATCGAATACGTTTATATCATTCTGGGTAAATCCCATTACACTAAAATCCACGGGGCTGGCTCCAACTCCATTAAAAAAGAGGACATTATTCTCTGCCACATATTGGTCCCAATAATCAATCTCAAACCAATTAAATAAAAAAGAGTCTACAACCGCACCTGTATCCCCCACCGAATCAAGCCTGACCGTGTTGTTGCCATTGATCAGGTTGCAGTTGGGCAAATTGACCGAATTGATGAATTGTGAAAAACCATCCCATCGCTGATCATCCACCAAAATTCCATTGAGATAAACCCGTGTATGATGATCGGGGTTTTGAACCATATCGGTTTTGCCCTGGAGGTAGTAACGAAATGTACAACCTTTCTTGGCGGTTGAATTATTTTTTATCGTAAAGGGGAAACTTCTGGATTCGGTCGCACGGATTAGGCCTCCCCAGAACCAGTGATCTTTTCCCTCCCCGTTGGGTATGACTTGTGTATAAAAAGTGTCCTGCTCCACATAAACCGTGGTTTGAAAAGAGTCAGGAGGCCCATTACTTCCCGGGGTTCCATCTTTTTCCTGCATTCGAAGGGCATCATGATTTCCTGCCGAAAGCCAATAAATATTGGTCTCGGTAAACTCAAACTCTGATGAATCCCTTGAAATCCCTTGGCCATAAAATTCAATCACATCGTTGACGTCAAAAGCCCCATCGGATTCTCCCGAAACCCTAATGGGAATTTCTTTTCCCCGATAGCCAATCTTTATTTTTTTTGGATCAACACCCGTCATAACCAACCCCGAATTCTCCAATTCTTGTCGGGTAAGTCTGTAGAATCCATTGTCTTTTACTCCGATTTTCAATTGTCCACCCATGGTTATCGGAACGGTCGTGGAGGTGGTACTGGTGCTCGTTGTAGATGTCGTGTTCAGGGTAGTGGATGAAGGTGAAAGACTGGTTGTTGTAGTTGTTGAAGGGAATAAAGTCGTCGTTGTAGAACTCCCGGTATTTTCATTCCCATCACCCGAATC harbors:
- a CDS encoding C25 family cysteine peptidase: MEISSKKIRVERVSTNRLFLFGTLLLILFVFWGCGTSGGNSDSGDGNENTGSSTTTTLFPSTTTTTSLSPSSTTLNTTSTTSTSTTSTTVPITMGGQLKIGVKDNGFYRLTRQELENSGLVMTGVDPKKIKIGYRGKEIPIRVSGESDGAFDVNDVIEFYGQGISRDSSEFEFTETNIYWLSAGNHDALRMQEKDGTPGSNGPPDSFQTTVYVEQDTFYTQVIPNGEGKDHWFWGGLIRATESRSFPFTIKNNSTAKKGCTFRYYLQGKTDMVQNPDHHTRVYLNGILVDDQRWDGFSQFINSVNLPNCNLINGNNTVRLDSVGDTGAVVDSFLFNWFEIDYWDQYVAENNVLFFNGVGASPVDFSVMGFTQNDINVFDISDPLNPARIINHRVDPVGTSTTVSFQDNFQGQRNYVALTSSQFDTPSNLFQDNPSTLKDLQNGADYIIIAHESFLNSVNPLADHRRSRGLRVVTVDVMDIYDEFGFGMENPQAIKDFIKFAFENWQRPAPMYVLLVGDATLDYKDNLKRGFKNLVPSHLVETAFIQTSSDNWFVSVSGDDSIPDLFIGRISVKTPGQADAVVNKILAYEKALPTGWVNRVQFVADNPDAGGDFEAASEDLIQLLPGNISPLRVYQTQVGSGAQTAIRNNINNGVLVTNYTGHGSVSLWANMFSSSAVSSLSNAGKPTFVVTLNCLNGFFNDPYEGGVDPLGNAHGIPLAEAFVNAPNKGAIAAWSPTGLGFTFEHDLMAQELFDAIFNQGNHILGSVTTQAKVSAYSKFGISVDNLETFVLFGDPAGNLSAP